TAAAAGTTCTCCCGCTGTTGCTAAAAATCGGAAACCTGGCCTGGAGGTTTCAGAGCATCCTGGAGTTATGCCATGCCCATCAGTCATCCCAGCAACTAATATGATAAAGATGGAAAAAGAGGTGCCAAAGTTCCACGACTGTCAGAGTAAGACATCTGATCAAAGCAACGCTGATGATGATTCTGGTTTGCGTGTTCTTGAGGATACGAGTGCTCCAGCACGTCCAAATCATGTTGCGATGAATGAAAGCTCGGTCGGCACTAAACAGGTTATGACATCTAGGAGCCCCTGCACCCAAATGGTAAAAACACATTCAAGGCGGAAACCAACTGACGAAAGAGTAATTTTCCGAGTTGCAGCGCAGGTGAATCTCTAATCAGCCTTGTGCTGTCTCTGCAAGCTTACATTAAGTTGTTATACTGTTAACTTTCTTTCTCTGTACCTAACCACTAGTTCTACTATATCTATATTGTAGTTATAATTTAAAGCATCAAGAGATATAGTTATTAGTGGATGTTCTTAGATTTACAACTGAatgaacattttattttttggtctCTCAGATGTACACTTGAATTAACATTTTGTCTTTTCTGAGTTCGTTGTTGCCATCATTATGTGGCTTCTAATTCATATAGttcctccgtccatgaaaacTATATAGATAGCATTTGCCTCATTTTTCGTCCacaaaagttttttttttttttctcattttaggaCATGACCAAACACTTTACTACTTCATATTTTCACTTTACAAACATTtcttattcataaaaaacCACACTTGTGTCTACATAGTGAGATCCTTCTCTTCTAAATACACATCCAGCAACATCATTTTAAACACCTGTTCCGGTCAAATgttactccctctatcccaagTTAATTGATTtgtattcatttttgagaCGTCCTAAGTTAAATGTgtcatttcctcttttagcaAAAATCAACACTTTTAATCCCTCTTATTGTATtgatttattctctcttcattgatctactttattcttttcctaatttatctctctccactttactaattaaacaTTACTTTCCCAAATTCCATGCCAAAAAGATACGCCTCGATTAATTTGctatggagggagtatatattttttcgtagacagaggaagtatatcttttctttccttttacCGGAACATAGTATAACATCTTATGCAATACTCTGTTTAGACTAGGTATTTTGTCTAAAGTAACAATCATATTCTTCGACTACCTCACATTTGAACTAAACAAAACAATTTTGATGTGTTATTTAGTTTGTGGAGACTTCAACCTTAGGATGTGgttataaaagaaaatctaAGTTAGTATCTTCTTCTAAAAGTTTTGAACTTTATCAAGCTTTTAGTTGTTGGTATTGATTGCTATTATTTGGACTTCAGTCTTGGGATATATATCTAAGCTGCGTTGTTGCTGTATTTTTCTCGTACTGAACTTAATGGGTAAAAAGCATGAAAATTCGTTGTGATAGTAAAATATTGCATGGACCAATTGTGTTAAATACATAGTGCCAAATCCTCTTGTATTTTATACAGAAAATTTGTGCCCTCAATTGGAAAGCCTTTTTCGGTTGAAAAAGGGAAAGTAGAAGTGCTGCATATTTTTCAGTACAGCATTCCTATATTACAAGGGATTCATTTTTCCCATACTTGCTCTGACAACATTCCATTTTGTACTGACATTATTTTTCCGTTATTGGCTTTCTGAATACTCAGCGTTTAATTTCCTGGTGTGATAGTATTTTATTGGTTGCAGTTTCATGGTTTGACACTGAGGTGTGAACTTGCTGTACCTGAAAAATAACATGGGACATTTCTTTGAGAGTGTTTGATCTTGAGTAGTTTGAGATAATACTTATACAAGATTTTGTTCCATTTCAGGATCTTTCGCGGCAAAAATTTGAAGCTTGTCCACCAGATGGTGCTTTATCTGTGTCCCTGCTGAAACACCAGGTAACAACACataatttcatgtttatttgatgacaattttgttgttttgtatttttggtCAAGGAAAAAGCTGCATGTAGAAACTGTGTTGTGTGGGTATCCTTATCATGGATACTTTCGtgttgtttatatttttccaGTGTGTCTTCAACCTCAACCTCAAGAGAGTCTGATGcaaattcttaatttatgtccatttaagaatattgttgaaaaaaaatctttcaTTTCACCAAATGTTGCTGTAGTTAAGACCCATCACTTTGTAATTGTCAGGCTGTCAGGAATTTGATTCGAAGTTTGACTCTTTATGGTAGAACTATCTTGGTTTTTAGACTGCCAAAGATAGGGGTGACCATGAATATCTCCTGtagttaaaaacttaaaatactACTGCATCTCTttaattgtacattaaattactactgattttatttgagtttccTTGCAGCGAATTGCTTTATCTTGGATGGCTAAGAAGGAAACAAGGAGTGCGTGTTGCTCTGGTGGGATTCTTGCCGATGATCAGGTTCCTTTGGTGGTGTTACTTATTTACTTTCTGGGTATATCCCGTGGTAATCTCCATGAAACCATTCTTATATTTCGATTTTGGCAGGGACTTGGAAAGACGATATCGACAATTGCACTCATTCTAAAGGAGAGGGCCCCTTTGTCCAAAGCTTCTAAAACTAATGTGAAACAAGGTGTGACAGAAATGTTTGAtttggatgatgatgatggcgTTCTTGGAAAGGGCCATGCTACCGAAGGAGCTGAGCATATCGTGGTTAATGGATATCCTATCAACAACTGCAAGATACCTGTGCAAGCAAAGGGCAGGCCTTCTGGTGGCACCCTTATTGTGTGTCCAACGAGTGTTCTCCGACAGTGGTCTGAAGAGTTGCACAACAAAGTAACTAAAGAAGCTGATCTCTCTGTTCTAGTATATTATGGAAGCAATCGTACAAAGGATCCACTTGAGCTGTCCAAATACGATGTGGTGGTTACAACATATGCAATTGTGAGCATGGAGGTGCCAAAACAGCCTGTTGTTAATGAACATGATGACCTCATAGGTTCCTCATCATATAAAGACTACTCATCTGGTGGAAAAAGGAAGCTTCCTGACAAGAAATCCTCTAAGAGCAAGAAGAGTCGCAGTGGAATCGACAATGAATTGCTTGAAAATGCATCTGGACCTCTTGCCCAGGTTGGATGGTTTAGGGTTGTACTGGATGAGGCTCAGAGTATTAAGAATCATCGAACTCAGGCAGCTAGGGCTTGCTGGGGTCTTCGTGCTAAAAGAAGATGGTGCTTATCAGGGACTCCTATGCAGAATGCAATAGATGATCTTTATAGCTATTTCAGATTTCTTAGACATGAGCCGTATGCCGTCTTTGGGACTTTCTGTGAGCAACTAAAGGAGCCAATCAGTAAGAATCCGAGGGATGGTTACAAAAAGTTACAAGCGGTGCTGAAGACTATAATGTTGCGTCGAACAAAAGGTAAAAGTATCTTTGGATCTGGTTTTACTGTAAGTTAAGCTGTCTGCAGtgataaaaaattgtttgtctTCCTCCATAGTATAGATTATACTTAACGGGTGCATTTGCTTTGAGGTATAAGGAAAATGAGGGATAAGAAAATCCTCTCCCTTTAAATTCCTCTCTCTTTTCTAAATTTATCTACGAAAAAGGATTTCACCCTTTCCTATTTCATCCTTTTTACTCCAATGGGGATAATCATGCGCTATTGGCGATaatatctctctctttggACTTTGGAGTGAAAAGGATGAATAAGAAAGGGTGATATCTTTTTTATAAGGATGGAAAAGAAGGAATGGATTAAAGGAATATACACCCTACTTGTTAACCTATAGGATTGGTTTTAGGTCCACGATAGCCTGAGCATGATTAAACACATCTATTTTGGcttaatatttgaaaaccGTGCTAGCTTTATTTGGTGATACATATTAATGGATGGGAAATCAGTTCTTCAGTTCGAAGGTCCTGCTTGGCTCTGCAATTATGAACTATCTTTAACCGGATGTCATCCTTCTAGAGGTTGATATTATTTGgatgtattcttttttatccAGGTACTCTTCTTGATGGGGAACCGATTATTGATCTCCCGCCAAAAACTATTGAACTGAAAAAGGTCGAATTTTCTAAGGAGGAGCGTGATTTCTACTGCAGCCTCGAGGCTGATTCACGTGCTCAGTTTGCAGTATGTTTTTAAACTTCAATCAGACCTCTAGTTACACATATATTAAGCTGATATAGGATATTAACCTCTTTTTCTATGCATATAATAGGAATATCAAGCAGCTGGCACTCTGAAACAGAATTATGTCAACATATTATTAATGCTTCTACGACTTCGACAAGCTTGCGATCACCCTCTTCTTGTTAAAGACTACAGTTCTACTGCAAAAAAtacttcatcaattgagactGTAAAGAAGCTTCCTCCGGAAGAACAAAGTTTCCTTCTAAATTGTTTGGAAGGTTCTTTGGCAATCTGTGGAATTTGCAATGTAAGCAATTTTTTGTGGGTCATTTTGTTATCTAATCTTTCTCATTTGAGGTTCTGGTCATTtccttattaaaaaaatgcttaCTTTTTCTTGCTTTCCTTGTGCTTCATGGTTGCTATTGTAGATGCACTAGTTTGAGTTTTCGGTCA
The genomic region above belongs to Salvia hispanica cultivar TCC Black 2014 chromosome 3, UniMelb_Shisp_WGS_1.0, whole genome shotgun sequence and contains:
- the LOC125213563 gene encoding helicase-like transcription factor CHR28 isoform X6 translates to MHGGFHYSSPYYNNNSEEAPFETPSHREQFDLNSPYIVQQSSDEKGDDLAPVETPNYTGTSSCNSFRNAIHNHDFSDFCQVNRFQIKYQDMPASGNETEDPSNIVARASEVNYVSNGGQGTEWSSCMNYGINSKVKTEELFQLRRTHPSPGMSGAISVKSSPAVAKNRKPGLEVSEHPGVMPCPSVIPATNMIKMEKEVPKFHDCQSKTSDQSNADDDSGLRVLEDTSAPARPNHVAMNESSVGTKQVMTSRSPCTQMVKTHSRRKPTDERVIFRVAAQDLSRQKFEACPPDGALSVSLLKHQRIALSWMAKKETRSACCSGGILADDQGLGKTISTIALILKERAPLSKASKTNVKQGVTEMFDLDDDDGVLGKGHATEGAEHIVVNGYPINNCKIPVQAKGRPSGGTLIVCPTSVLRQWSEELHNKVTKEADLSVLVYYGSNRTKDPLELSKYDVVVTTYAIVSMEVPKQPVVNEHDDLIGSSSYKDYSSGGKRKLPDKKSSKSKKSRSGIDNELLENASGPLAQVGWFRVVLDEAQSIKNHRTQAARACWGLRAKRRWCLSGTPMQNAIDDLYSYFRFLRHEPYAVFGTFCEQLKEPISKNPRDGYKKLQAVLKTIMLRRTKGTLLDGEPIIDLPPKTIELKKVEFSKEERDFYCSLEADSRAQFAEYQAAGTLKQNYVNILLMLLRLRQACDHPLLVKDYSSTAKNTSSIETVKKLPPEEQSFLLNCLEGSLAICGICNDPPEDAAVTVCGHVFCNQCILERISGDDTECPAKKCKKPLNMSKIFSVITLRTAMFGQLSTESTADCPGSGVADSSVPQILRSPQGSSKIRAALDILLSLSKAHDCATKTGSSDNIGGGYDSENSRSDSGDDSRTSNVRRDPNNSVEAVGQKAIVFSQWTGMLDLLESCLKSNNIQYRRLDGTMPIGARDRAVKDFNLLPEVSVMIMSLKAASLGLNMVAACNVLLLDLWWNPTTEDQAIDRAHRIGQKRPVSVYRLTVKDTVEDRILALQQRKRRMVAYAYGEGETSTKQSRLTVEDLKYLFRGD
- the LOC125213563 gene encoding helicase-like transcription factor CHR28 isoform X4 → MTLQVGMQTPEDMFWVNDMHNSEASESKRGLLDGFVESAWNPCNPDGEMLGPAPQFSQGNGYFDVPEILCAEDKIGPSESRWEPSNSLVKHDWNSSLRYSEMLEPSSSQISHDDKFSYTDMHGGFHYSSPYYNNNSEEAPFETPSHREQFDLNSPYIVQQSSDEKGDDLAPVETPNYTGTSSCNSFRNAIHNHDFSDFCQVNRFQIKYQDMPASGNETEDPSNIVARASEVNYVSNGGQGTEWSSCMNYGINSKVKTEELFQLRRTHPSPGMSGAISVKSSPAVAKNRKPGLEVSEHPGVMPCPSVIPATNMIKMEKEVPKFHDCQSKTSDQSNADDDSGLRVLEDTSAPARPNHVAMNESSVGTKQVMTSRSPCTQMVKTHSRRKPTDERVIFRVAAQDLSRQKFEACPPDGALSVSLLKHQRIALSWMAKKETRSACCSGGILADDQGLGKTISTIALILKERAPLSKASKTNVKQGVTEMFDLDDDDGVLGKGHATEGAEHIVVNGYPINNCKIPVQAKGRPSGGTLIVCPTSVLRQWSEELHNKVTKEADLSVLVYYGSNRTKDPLELSKYDVVVTTYAIVSMEVPKQPVVNEHDDLIGSSSYKDYSSGGKRKLPDKKSSKSKKSRSGIDNELLENASGPLAQVGWFRVVLDEAQSIKNHRTQAARACWGLRAKRRWCLSGTPMQNAIDDLYSYFRFLRHEPYAVFGTFCEQLKEPISKNPRDGYKKLQAVLKTIMLRRTKGTLLDGEPIIDLPPKTIELKKVEFSKEERDFYCSLEADSRAQFAEYQAAGTLKQNYVNILLMLLRLRQACDHPLLVKDYSSTAKNTSSIETVKKLPPEEQSFLLNCLEGSLAICGICNDPPEDAAVTVCGHVFCNQCILERISGDDTECPAKKCKKPLNMSKIFSVITLRTAMFGQLSTESTADCPGSGVADSSVPQILRSPQGSSKIRAALDILLSLSKAHDCATKTGSSDNIGGGYDSENSRSDSGDDSRTSNVRRDPNNSVEAVGQKAIVFSQWTGMLDLLESCLKSNNIQYRRLDGTMPIGARDRAVKDFNLLPEVSVMIMSLKAASLGLNMVAACNVLLLDLWWNPTTEDQAIDRAHRIGQKRPVSVYRLTVKDTVEDRILALQQRKRRMVAYAYGEGETSTKQSRLTVEDLKYLFRGD
- the LOC125213563 gene encoding helicase-like transcription factor CHR28 isoform X5 — protein: MQTPEDMFWVNDMHNSEASESKRGLLDGFVESAWNPCNPDGEMLGPAPQFSQGNGYFDVPEILCAEDKIGPSESRWEPSNSLVKHDWNSSLRYSEMLEPSSSQISHDDKFSYTDMHGGFHYSSPYYNNNSEEAPFETPSHREQFDLNSPYIVQQSSDEKGDDLAPVETPNYTGTSSCNSFRNAIHNHDFSDFCQVNRFQIKYQDMPASGNETEDPSNIVARASEVNYVSNGGQGTEWSSCMNYGINSKVKTEELFQLRRTHPSPGMSGAISVKSSPAVAKNRKPGLEVSEHPGVMPCPSVIPATNMIKMEKEVPKFHDCQSKTSDQSNADDDSGLRVLEDTSAPARPNHVAMNESSVGTKQVMTSRSPCTQMVKTHSRRKPTDERVIFRVAAQDLSRQKFEACPPDGALSVSLLKHQRIALSWMAKKETRSACCSGGILADDQGLGKTISTIALILKERAPLSKASKTNVKQGVTEMFDLDDDDGVLGKGHATEGAEHIVVNGYPINNCKIPVQAKGRPSGGTLIVCPTSVLRQWSEELHNKVTKEADLSVLVYYGSNRTKDPLELSKYDVVVTTYAIVSMEVPKQPVVNEHDDLIGSSSYKDYSSGGKRKLPDKKSSKSKKSRSGIDNELLENASGPLAQVGWFRVVLDEAQSIKNHRTQAARACWGLRAKRRWCLSGTPMQNAIDDLYSYFRFLRHEPYAVFGTFCEQLKEPISKNPRDGYKKLQAVLKTIMLRRTKGTLLDGEPIIDLPPKTIELKKVEFSKEERDFYCSLEADSRAQFAEYQAAGTLKQNYVNILLMLLRLRQACDHPLLVKDYSSTAKNTSSIETVKKLPPEEQSFLLNCLEGSLAICGICNDPPEDAAVTVCGHVFCNQCILERISGDDTECPAKKCKKPLNMSKIFSVITLRTAMFGQLSTESTADCPGSGVADSSVPQILRSPQGSSKIRAALDILLSLSKAHDCATKTGSSDNIGGGYDSENSRSDSGDDSRTSNVRRDPNNSVEAVGQKAIVFSQWTGMLDLLESCLKSNNIQYRRLDGTMPIGARDRAVKDFNLLPEVSVMIMSLKAASLGLNMVAACNVLLLDLWWNPTTEDQAIDRAHRIGQKRPVSVYRLTVKDTVEDRILALQQRKRRMVAYAYGEGETSTKQSRLTVEDLKYLFRGD